AAATGAAATTAATGCTGATTCTATGAAAACACAAAGAACCCTGGTTTTATTCTTGCTGGTAATATTGTTCGGATCTATGAAAAACGAAAACCCTCAAAAAGTCGTTATCGGCTATGTGGGTGGTTTTAGAGGTTTGGTCAATACCGATTTAATCGCCGCAGAGAAGCTGACTCATATCAATTATGCTTTCGTAGATGTACAGGGAAACAAGGCATTCCTGACCAATGAAAAAACAGATACCGTTAACTTTCGCAAACTCTTATTGCTGAAAAAGAAAAACCCTGCGTTAAAGATTTTGATTTCCATAGGGGGCTGGGCCTGGAGCGAAAATTTCTCCGATGCAGTGCTCAGCGAAGCCTCCAGGGCAACTTTCGCCTCAACAGCGGTAGAGATCATCAGAAAATATAAACTGGATGGGGTAGACATCGATTGGGAATATCCGGCACAGCCGGGAGAAGCAGGAAATGTAGTCAGACCGGAGGATAAACAGAATTTTACCCTGATGTTTGAAGCACTGAGAAAAGAACTGGATGTTCTGGAAAAGGAAACAGGGACAAAAAAATTACTGACCACCGCAGTGGGCGGTTTTGCTGAATTTCTTGCCCATACGGAAATGGATAAAGCAGCCCGGTATCTGGACTATATCAACCTGATGACTTATGATTTCTATTCTGGAAAAATTGCCGGACATCATACCAATCTGTATCCCTCAAAAATTTATCCAACAGTAAATTCAGCAGATAAAGCCATCACTGCTTACATTGCAGCGGGAGTCCCGGCAAAAAAACTGGTTATGGGTATTGCTTTTTACGG
This region of Pedobacter steynii genomic DNA includes:
- a CDS encoding glycoside hydrolase family 18 protein, whose protein sequence is MKTQRTLVLFLLVILFGSMKNENPQKVVIGYVGGFRGLVNTDLIAAEKLTHINYAFVDVQGNKAFLTNEKTDTVNFRKLLLLKKKNPALKILISIGGWAWSENFSDAVLSEASRATFASTAVEIIRKYKLDGVDIDWEYPAQPGEAGNVVRPEDKQNFTLMFEALRKELDVLEKETGTKKLLTTAVGGFAEFLAHTEMDKAARYLDYINLMTYDFYSGKIAGHHTNLYPSKIYPTVNSADKAITAYIAAGVPAKKLVMGIAFYGRNSRVAEGTETGLGAGYVTGEFGSGFSKIKDSLINKQGFKEFKDQDAKASYLFNAGTRTLITYDDEWSVREKCKYVTNQGMAGVMFWEYASDPKEYLLNEIVKSLR